A single genomic interval of uncultured Desulfobulbus sp. harbors:
- a CDS encoding Hsp20/alpha crystallin family protein: protein MSAQELKIQEKKAVQPNGETTKTDTYFAPHVDIYETEQEVVVLADVPGVLPGGIDLSLEDNILTIQAQREASKPLGRLILEEYETGHYLRRFTVAESIDQEKIQASMTNGVLKVCLPKVGPAQPKKIEVKIG from the coding sequence ATGTCTGCCCAAGAACTGAAAATACAGGAAAAAAAGGCGGTGCAACCCAACGGGGAAACCACCAAGACCGACACCTATTTTGCCCCCCATGTCGACATCTACGAAACCGAACAGGAGGTGGTTGTTCTCGCCGATGTGCCGGGAGTCCTGCCCGGGGGGATCGACCTTTCTTTGGAAGACAACATCCTCACTATCCAGGCCCAGCGGGAAGCGTCCAAACCTCTTGGCCGGCTGATCCTTGAGGAATACGAAACCGGCCATTATCTGCGCAGGTTTACCGTGGCGGAATCCATTGATCAGGAGAAGATTCAGGCCTCAATGACCAATGGCGTACTCAAAGTTTGTCTGCCCAAGGTCGGTCCTGCTCAACCCAAGAAAATCGAGGTGAAGATCGGCTGA
- a CDS encoding Hsp20/alpha crystallin family protein, which translates to MSFIRFVDRPAFRNPWAEFERIRQGLDELSRSYGEKGKAQGRANVYPPLNIYEEPDRLIITAELPGVKVEDLELSIEGETLTLQGKRDNRQSYPGISYHRREIESGSFSRAVALPVKVDVERVAAKLVNGVLALTLMKATEVTPRQIKVSAD; encoded by the coding sequence ATGTCATTTATTCGATTTGTAGACCGCCCGGCGTTTCGCAATCCCTGGGCAGAGTTCGAACGAATCCGGCAGGGCTTGGACGAACTGTCCCGCTCCTACGGGGAAAAAGGCAAGGCTCAGGGACGGGCCAACGTTTATCCACCGCTCAATATCTACGAAGAACCGGACAGATTGATTATTACCGCAGAACTTCCCGGGGTCAAGGTCGAGGATCTCGAGCTTTCCATTGAGGGGGAAACCCTGACCCTGCAGGGAAAACGCGACAACCGGCAGAGCTATCCCGGAATTTCCTACCATCGGCGAGAAATTGAATCCGGCAGTTTTAGCCGTGCCGTTGCCCTGCCGGTCAAAGTTGATGTGGAACGGGTGGCGGCAAAGCTCGTCAACGGCGTACTGGCCCTCACCCTGATGAAGGCCACAGAGGTCACACCACGCCAGATCAAAGTTTCCGCTGACTGA
- a CDS encoding phosphoribosylaminoimidazolesuccinocarboxamide synthase: MSTAVIATDCPDLRLLHRGKVRDMYEIPGHPDKLLMVATDRISAYDVVMAEPIPGKGKVLTEISLFWFKLLGDIIPNHLISANMDEFPEVCHQYRDQLEGRSMLVKKTQVVPIECIVRGYISGSFWSAYKKDTTVCGYSLPAGMLESDRFPEPLYTPSTKAEQGLHDENISIAHMEELVGKELTAKMAATSIQLYQRAADYALSKGIIIADTKFEMGMDGDQLILIDEVLTPDSSRFWPLDQFTPGKGQPSFDKQFLRDYLSSLDWDKQPPPPPLPAEILEKTKTRYEEAVAKLTR, encoded by the coding sequence ATGAGTACGGCTGTTATTGCCACCGACTGCCCGGATCTGCGCCTACTGCACCGCGGCAAGGTCCGTGATATGTATGAAATCCCAGGTCATCCGGACAAGCTGTTGATGGTTGCCACCGACCGCATTTCCGCCTATGACGTGGTCATGGCCGAGCCTATCCCCGGGAAGGGGAAGGTGTTGACTGAAATTTCCCTGTTCTGGTTCAAACTGTTGGGTGATATCATTCCCAACCACCTGATTAGCGCCAACATGGACGAGTTTCCCGAGGTATGCCACCAGTACCGTGACCAACTCGAAGGGCGCTCCATGCTGGTCAAAAAGACTCAGGTGGTGCCGATCGAGTGCATTGTTCGCGGTTATATTTCCGGCTCCTTCTGGTCGGCCTACAAAAAGGACACCACCGTCTGCGGTTATTCCCTGCCTGCGGGGATGCTCGAGTCGGACAGGTTTCCCGAGCCGCTGTACACGCCCTCCACCAAGGCTGAACAGGGCCTGCACGATGAGAACATTTCCATTGCGCACATGGAGGAACTGGTGGGCAAGGAACTGACCGCAAAAATGGCGGCCACCAGCATTCAGCTGTACCAGCGGGCCGCGGATTACGCTCTCAGCAAGGGGATCATTATTGCCGACACCAAATTCGAAATGGGCATGGATGGGGATCAGCTGATTCTGATCGACGAGGTTTTGACCCCGGATTCCTCCCGATTCTGGCCGCTTGACCAGTTTACCCCCGGCAAGGGGCAACCGAGTTTCGACAAACAGTTCCTGCGCGATTATCTGTCCTCCCTTGATTGGGACAAGCAGCCGCCACCTCCGCCGTTGCCGGCTGAAATTTTGGAAAAAACCAAAACCCGCTACGAAGAGGCTGTCGCCAAACTGACCCGTTGA
- a CDS encoding transporter substrate-binding domain-containing protein, whose translation MHQTYIIYTIRKMIAWRVFILVAALLVQCAECSATPPSQEILNQVERDWLAKHPTIRLGVGVAFPPYQWVEQDHNNYTFKGVVSDYVKILEARLKVKMEVVYGLNFNQALKLGEKKKIDLFPCLAQTPDRLEFLSFTRSYISYPSVIITREDAPFIGNMSDLDGKKVSLVKNQFIYSLIKTKYSNFNFKIIESENAAEDIKAVSFGKADACLMDLGVASYLIQKLRITNLKIAAPTELEKIELAMGVRNDWPIFQKIIQKTLDSISVEERELINQRWIKLKYEPGISPEIIIKWASTIGIFIIFVLSVLFFWNRSLQHEIVTRKKIEAERNKLITELHKSLQEVKTLQGFLPICSKCRKIRKDSGYWQQIETYIQEHTDAKFTHGLCPDCMREIYPSLADKILKKLPK comes from the coding sequence ATGCATCAGACCTATATCATCTACACCATAAGAAAGATGATTGCTTGGAGAGTCTTCATTCTTGTCGCTGCTTTATTGGTTCAATGCGCTGAATGCTCCGCCACTCCCCCCTCTCAGGAAATTTTGAATCAAGTGGAGCGTGATTGGCTGGCGAAGCATCCAACAATTCGCCTGGGCGTTGGTGTTGCATTTCCTCCCTACCAATGGGTGGAGCAAGACCACAATAACTATACATTTAAAGGCGTGGTTTCTGATTATGTGAAAATTTTAGAAGCCAGATTGAAGGTTAAAATGGAGGTGGTGTATGGTTTGAATTTTAATCAGGCTCTTAAATTAGGCGAGAAAAAGAAAATCGATCTCTTTCCATGTCTCGCCCAAACTCCTGATCGCTTAGAATTTTTATCTTTCACTCGCTCCTATATTTCTTATCCTTCAGTGATCATCACGAGAGAAGACGCACCATTTATTGGCAATATGAGTGATCTGGATGGGAAGAAAGTGTCGTTGGTAAAAAACCAGTTTATTTATTCACTGATTAAAACGAAGTACTCTAACTTCAATTTCAAAATCATAGAATCTGAGAACGCTGCCGAAGACATAAAGGCTGTATCATTTGGAAAAGCAGACGCTTGTTTGATGGATTTGGGCGTCGCTAGTTATCTAATACAAAAGTTACGCATTACTAACTTGAAGATAGCAGCCCCTACAGAACTTGAAAAGATCGAATTGGCTATGGGCGTTCGTAATGATTGGCCAATTTTTCAAAAAATAATCCAGAAAACATTGGATTCGATATCAGTTGAAGAAAGGGAATTAATTAATCAGAGATGGATCAAGCTCAAATACGAACCCGGTATTTCTCCTGAAATAATTATAAAATGGGCATCTACAATAGGAATCTTTATCATTTTTGTGTTGAGTGTACTCTTTTTCTGGAACAGAAGTTTACAACATGAAATAGTTACTCGCAAAAAGATAGAGGCTGAGCGCAACAAGCTTATAACTGAGTTACATAAATCACTTCAGGAAGTAAAAACACTCCAAGGTTTTTTACCCATCTGCTCAAAGTGTAGAAAAATCAGGAAAGATTCAGGGTATTGGCAACAGATTGAAACGTATATCCAGGAACATACAGACGCTAAATTTACCCATGGGCTTTGTCCAGATTGCATGCGAGAAATTTACCCGTCTTTGGCTGATAAAATTTTAAAAAAATTACCCAAATAA
- a CDS encoding chloride channel protein — MRRKQQIRSVLAPLFIAICIGALSGLGAVFFRWLIHRCTDLFAALPQWLQVAPAHSWWWHLLLPALIGLLLGPIIVLFAPETRGPGVPEVMEALALRGGHIRHRVTLFKTGATALFIAAGASVGREGPIVQIGASIGSSLCQILKFDRSKRRLAVACGAAAGIAATFQAPMAGMLFVVEILLCEIEAISLSSLVLASVTGTLVSRACWQGAAVFHIPAFSIQHPADLLLYLTMGLCCGMLALLLMAVVFGLPRILQKTGLPLGFQPALGGLAVGLIGCFWPQALGLGYSTINQALTGQLPLTLAASLVVIKILSTGVCLGSGMSGGIFAPSLFIGAMVGTVFGNIAQSLWPATHELTAHFSLIGMGALVSGTTLAPITAILTIFELTNNYEVILPLMVACIPSVLVVQLVHGYSVYETNLLGRGINIVRGHDVNRLRNMLVAGYMCSEYEAVAEDLPLGRVAEQMAASSFPHFIVVDGKKELTGVLTLRDLRVLLGQSPLENISWTSPASALMQTKVITLLEGDSLEKAFDLFAHHHFSFLPVVSDSHPRRVVGVLKKSDLVAAYDQQVLKDQILPSPSWFFPLQKQVRPPKERLKLH; from the coding sequence GTGCGACGAAAACAGCAAATCCGCTCTGTCCTCGCCCCCCTTTTCATCGCCATATGCATCGGTGCGTTGTCCGGGCTTGGTGCGGTCTTTTTCCGCTGGCTGATCCACCGCTGCACTGACCTCTTTGCAGCCCTCCCTCAGTGGTTGCAGGTTGCCCCCGCCCACTCCTGGTGGTGGCACCTCCTGCTCCCTGCCCTGATAGGGTTGCTCCTCGGCCCGATCATTGTCCTCTTTGCCCCGGAAACCCGTGGTCCGGGGGTACCCGAGGTCATGGAGGCACTGGCTTTACGTGGCGGTCATATCCGCCACCGTGTCACGCTCTTTAAAACCGGGGCCACTGCCCTGTTTATCGCAGCCGGTGCTTCAGTGGGCCGGGAAGGTCCCATTGTCCAGATAGGGGCCTCGATCGGTTCCAGTCTCTGCCAGATCCTCAAATTTGACCGGAGTAAACGACGTCTGGCCGTGGCCTGCGGCGCGGCTGCCGGTATAGCCGCCACCTTTCAGGCACCTATGGCGGGCATGCTTTTTGTGGTGGAAATTCTGCTCTGTGAAATCGAGGCGATCTCGCTGAGCAGTCTCGTGCTGGCCTCGGTCACCGGCACCTTGGTCAGCCGCGCCTGCTGGCAGGGAGCAGCTGTGTTTCATATTCCCGCCTTCAGCATACAGCATCCTGCCGATCTGCTGCTCTATTTGACCATGGGACTGTGTTGCGGCATGCTTGCCCTCCTGCTGATGGCCGTGGTTTTCGGCCTGCCCCGAATCCTGCAAAAAACCGGTCTTCCCCTGGGGTTTCAACCAGCCCTGGGGGGCCTGGCAGTCGGGTTGATCGGCTGCTTCTGGCCCCAGGCCCTGGGGCTTGGTTATTCCACCATCAACCAGGCCCTGACCGGCCAACTTCCCCTGACGCTGGCAGCCTCGCTGGTTGTCATTAAAATCCTCAGCACCGGAGTCTGTCTGGGCAGCGGCATGAGCGGCGGCATCTTCGCCCCATCGCTCTTTATCGGCGCCATGGTGGGAACGGTCTTTGGCAATATTGCCCAATCCCTGTGGCCAGCCACCCATGAACTGACCGCCCATTTCAGCCTGATTGGCATGGGGGCGCTGGTCAGCGGCACCACCTTGGCCCCCATCACCGCCATACTCACCATTTTTGAGCTGACCAACAACTACGAGGTGATTCTTCCGTTGATGGTGGCCTGCATCCCCAGTGTCCTGGTGGTTCAGCTCGTCCATGGGTATTCCGTCTATGAAACCAATTTGCTGGGCCGCGGCATCAATATCGTCCGCGGCCACGATGTCAACCGGCTTCGCAATATGCTGGTTGCCGGTTATATGTGCAGTGAATATGAGGCGGTGGCGGAAGATCTGCCTCTGGGACGGGTGGCGGAACAGATGGCGGCTAGCAGTTTTCCCCACTTTATCGTGGTGGACGGCAAGAAGGAGTTGACCGGCGTGCTGACCCTGCGTGATCTGCGAGTCCTTTTGGGGCAAAGTCCCCTGGAAAACATCTCCTGGACCTCTCCGGCCTCAGCGCTCATGCAGACAAAGGTGATCACCCTGCTCGAAGGGGACTCTCTGGAAAAAGCCTTTGATCTCTTTGCCCATCACCATTTTTCCTTTCTCCCGGTGGTTTCGGATTCCCATCCGCGTCGGGTGGTGGGTGTGCTGAAAAAATCCGATCTGGTGGCCGCCTATGACCAGCAGGTGCTCAAGGATCAGATACTCCCTTCCCCCTCCTGGTTCTTTCCCTTGCAGAAACAAGTGCGGCCGCCCAAAGAGAGGCTCAAACTCCATTAG
- a CDS encoding sigma-54 dependent transcriptional regulator has product MHTILIVDDEPNYQIVLAELLKDEGYEVFTADSGKAGLPIVYSTDLDMVISDMKMPGMDGIEFLAKIKEYNRELPVILITAYAEVEKAVEAMRLGAFTYLAKPFSNQQLLASVTKAVEHYGLVREIRRLRAEATPRSGFGGMIGKSPSMRAVYQLIEKVAPTPSSVLITGESGTGKELVARAIHNLSPRKDAPFISVNCAALSEHLLESELFGHEKGAFTDAVMMRKGRFELADTGTLFLDEIGEMPPQLQAKLLRVLQDKSFERVGGTVTQNVDVRILAATNKDLKDEVDKGHFREDLYYRLNVIHIHLTPLRERVDDIPPLVTHFIEKNSRSLGKELDISPESLRLLVSLPWEGNVRELENTIERAAILCDGNRIEPEDVQPDSSELISAQEWSTGLELSQFIPDNLSLAEVLNGIEEKLVRKALDDNFYVQARAAEQLGITKSLLQYKMKKYNLQRRKK; this is encoded by the coding sequence ATGCATACCATTCTCATCGTTGACGACGAACCCAACTATCAAATCGTTCTTGCCGAACTGCTCAAGGACGAAGGATATGAGGTCTTCACCGCCGACAGCGGCAAGGCCGGGTTGCCCATCGTCTACAGCACTGATCTTGACATGGTGATTTCGGACATGAAGATGCCCGGAATGGATGGCATTGAATTTCTTGCCAAGATCAAGGAATACAATCGCGAGTTGCCGGTCATTCTCATCACCGCCTATGCCGAGGTGGAAAAGGCGGTTGAGGCCATGCGCCTTGGCGCCTTCACCTATTTGGCCAAGCCCTTTTCCAACCAGCAGCTGTTGGCCAGCGTGACCAAGGCGGTGGAACATTACGGCCTGGTACGGGAGATCAGGCGACTGCGGGCCGAGGCCACACCCCGCTCAGGATTCGGCGGGATGATCGGCAAGAGTCCGTCGATGCGCGCGGTGTATCAGTTGATCGAAAAGGTGGCGCCCACCCCCTCATCGGTATTGATCACCGGCGAGTCGGGCACCGGCAAGGAGTTGGTCGCCCGGGCCATTCACAACCTCAGCCCACGCAAGGATGCCCCCTTCATCTCGGTGAACTGTGCTGCCCTCTCCGAACACCTGCTTGAGAGCGAGCTCTTTGGCCATGAGAAAGGGGCTTTTACCGATGCGGTGATGATGCGCAAGGGACGTTTTGAACTGGCCGATACCGGCACCCTTTTTCTTGATGAGATCGGCGAGATGCCGCCCCAGTTGCAGGCCAAGTTGCTGCGGGTTTTACAAGACAAAAGCTTTGAACGGGTTGGCGGCACGGTCACCCAGAATGTGGATGTGCGCATCCTTGCCGCCACCAACAAGGATCTCAAGGACGAGGTCGACAAGGGACATTTTCGCGAGGATCTCTACTACCGGCTCAACGTCATCCACATCCATCTCACCCCGCTGCGGGAACGGGTGGACGACATTCCGCCGCTGGTGACCCATTTCATCGAAAAAAACAGCCGCAGCCTGGGCAAGGAACTCGACATCAGCCCCGAGTCCCTGCGGCTCTTGGTGAGCCTGCCCTGGGAAGGCAACGTGCGCGAGCTGGAAAACACCATCGAACGCGCCGCCATCCTCTGCGACGGCAACCGCATTGAGCCCGAAGACGTCCAACCCGATTCCAGCGAACTGATCAGTGCCCAGGAGTGGAGTACTGGTCTGGAACTGAGCCAATTCATTCCCGACAACCTCAGCCTGGCCGAGGTGCTCAACGGCATTGAAGAGAAGCTGGTCCGCAAGGCACTGGACGACAACTTCTATGTCCAGGCCAGGGCAGCGGAGCAGTTGGGCATCACCAAGAGTCTACTGCAGTACAAGATGAAGAAATACAATCTGCAGCGACGCAAGAAATAA
- a CDS encoding PHP domain-containing protein, which yields MGRLLFALPPLGMRLGPSHHPESMCIDLHTHSIYSDGSASPAELIALAQQNGLQGLALTDHDTVEGVVELMRLGQEVGIPVIAGVEISTTLRQHTLHMLGYGIDPTNPELLAWLKPLQEGRERRNAAILEKLRNLGIDISAEEVERISCCGQTGRPHIARYLVEHGVVESFEAAFREFLGRNKPAWEKRFSYSAIEAMAMIHRCGGVAVIAHPGQLDPQMKLQPAIIRELVLRGLDGLELYYPTHTRKMKKKLRAIATEHKLLVTGGSDFHGQTRPTHRLAGTCHDFCPPCSILDDLYNRLATKNR from the coding sequence ATGGGACGCCTCTTGTTCGCCTTACCACCTCTCGGGATGCGGTTGGGCCCTAGCCATCACCCTGAATCGATGTGTATTGACCTGCATACTCATTCCATTTATTCCGATGGCAGTGCAAGTCCAGCGGAATTGATCGCACTTGCGCAGCAAAACGGCCTGCAAGGGTTGGCGCTGACCGATCACGATACCGTCGAGGGCGTGGTCGAGTTGATGCGGCTGGGGCAAGAAGTGGGTATTCCGGTGATAGCCGGGGTGGAAATATCAACCACCCTGCGCCAACATACCTTGCATATGCTCGGTTACGGCATAGATCCGACCAATCCAGAGCTGTTGGCCTGGCTTAAACCGCTGCAGGAGGGACGCGAGCGCCGCAATGCCGCCATACTGGAAAAACTGCGCAACCTGGGAATCGATATTTCAGCTGAAGAGGTGGAACGTATCTCCTGCTGCGGCCAGACAGGACGACCCCACATCGCCCGCTATTTGGTTGAACACGGGGTGGTAGAGAGCTTTGAGGCCGCTTTTCGCGAATTCCTCGGCCGCAATAAACCCGCCTGGGAAAAACGGTTTTCCTATTCGGCCATCGAGGCCATGGCCATGATCCATCGCTGCGGCGGTGTGGCCGTGATCGCCCATCCCGGCCAACTGGATCCGCAGATGAAACTGCAGCCGGCCATCATTCGTGAGCTGGTTTTACGCGGATTGGATGGACTGGAGTTGTACTATCCCACGCATACCCGTAAAATGAAGAAAAAGCTGCGGGCCATTGCAACTGAACACAAACTGCTGGTCACCGGCGGCAGCGACTTTCACGGCCAGACCAGGCCGACCCATCGCCTGGCCGGCACCTGCCATGATTTCTGCCCGCCCTGTTCCATCCTGGACGACCTTTACAACCGGCTCGCTACAAAAAACCGGTAA
- a CDS encoding CbbQ/NirQ/NorQ/GpvN family protein, with translation MSGQQLRIDEYRIEEEPYYLATGDELAVAEAAYADGSPLLLKGPTGCGKTRFMQYLAWRLKRPLVTVSCHDDLSTSDLVGRYLIRSGEAVWNDGPLTMAVRAGAICYLDEVVEARKDTTVVIHPLADDRRQLPIEKRGELLTAPDEFMLAVSYNPGYQSVLKDLKASTRQRFVALSFDYPEAENEAEIVCREGGVEGELAKSLVKLAGMTRGLKDSGLPEGASTRLLIQAGKLIGRGIPITTACRAAVSQALTDDRELLAAMDEMISSLF, from the coding sequence ATGTCAGGACAACAGCTGCGCATTGACGAATACCGTATTGAAGAAGAACCGTACTACCTGGCCACCGGAGATGAACTTGCCGTTGCCGAGGCCGCCTATGCAGACGGCTCGCCGCTCCTGCTCAAGGGCCCGACCGGCTGCGGCAAGACCCGGTTCATGCAGTACCTGGCCTGGCGACTGAAGCGCCCCCTGGTGACCGTATCCTGTCATGATGATCTCTCCACCTCGGATTTAGTCGGCCGTTACCTCATTCGTTCCGGCGAGGCGGTCTGGAACGATGGCCCCCTGACCATGGCGGTGCGCGCCGGTGCGATCTGCTATCTTGACGAGGTGGTCGAGGCGCGCAAGGATACCACGGTCGTTATTCATCCCCTTGCCGATGACCGCCGTCAGCTGCCCATTGAAAAGCGGGGCGAGTTGCTCACCGCCCCGGATGAGTTCATGCTGGCGGTCTCCTACAATCCCGGGTACCAGAGCGTGCTCAAGGATCTGAAAGCCTCGACCCGGCAGCGTTTTGTGGCCCTGAGTTTTGATTATCCGGAGGCAGAAAATGAGGCGGAGATTGTCTGCAGGGAAGGGGGGGTCGAAGGGGAGTTGGCCAAGTCGCTGGTGAAACTGGCAGGCATGACCCGTGGACTCAAAGACTCCGGCCTGCCGGAAGGTGCCTCTACCCGGCTGCTGATTCAAGCAGGAAAGTTGATCGGCCGTGGTATTCCAATCACAACCGCCTGTCGCGCCGCAGTCAGCCAAGCCTTGACCGATGACCGCGAGTTACTCGCCGCCATGGATGAAATGATCAGTTCGCTCTTCTAA
- a CDS encoding VWA domain-containing protein, which yields MDLESLKERFYEMVAPAIPNEWDVEDALGPLAEDEAKYVEDIFSQIPAIWPVSHSLCFAYLNAAGPALCCLAPDELSLWVHTLLDRYETGGLRAAQLFMENVEQQFACQRRGQGGLRLIDVRGRLQPYVNGLAGHELPLITADMPSTDGESIFLPGEIGFFPEQNENFLLYKLMASFQWACLQAGTFSAPGHLPQRKKGAHPLDCFFSEFLQPANARCLFHYFETARILGYLKLELPGLMRQARPLFDRIVVGENESTLLSRLQQGLLHDSWSEPGMHRVDDEARLLLASLSLKDLHGNASSLEAVRELMPLIDPEEHLESTSPLVFQGKLRLQEMRNLGLRAKMDKELRMMQSVHLPPVLNEQQGQERGNSGQQQGQDAAMIIDMETALEQLPPFMHSQMNIESALPDESGAESRDPGQSKTADNSVSATEGQGGQIFAAKAQGNAAAGNGHMEPIVYDEWDFRRKGFRKNWCVVTEKEIQPVQNSFMEKTLKQYRGQIRRLRHQFERLQTSERFVRRQREGSDIDLDAVIESMADMQAGRHPSDRLFIRLAREHRDIAVCFLVDMSNSTAGWVGQSIKEALVLICEAMEVLNDRYAIYGFSGMRRLRCEVFPVKRMDERYSQTVRDRLSAIGPREYTRMAPAIRHMTSLFAQVEAKVRLLIVLSDGKPEDYDDYKGDYAIEDTRHALLEAKAKGIHPFCITIDRQAHEYMDHMYGEVNYIFIDKIKQLPARMSEIYRSLTS from the coding sequence ATGGATCTGGAATCCCTCAAGGAACGGTTTTATGAGATGGTTGCTCCCGCCATTCCCAACGAGTGGGATGTGGAGGACGCCCTCGGTCCGCTGGCGGAAGATGAAGCCAAATATGTAGAGGATATTTTTTCCCAAATTCCTGCAATCTGGCCGGTTTCTCACTCGCTCTGCTTTGCCTATCTCAATGCTGCAGGCCCGGCTCTGTGCTGCCTGGCTCCGGATGAACTCTCTCTTTGGGTCCATACCCTGCTTGATCGTTACGAAACCGGTGGCCTACGGGCAGCGCAGCTGTTCATGGAGAATGTGGAGCAGCAGTTTGCCTGTCAACGTCGTGGCCAGGGCGGTCTGCGCCTGATCGATGTGCGCGGACGTCTGCAGCCCTATGTCAACGGGCTGGCCGGGCATGAGTTGCCGCTCATCACCGCCGATATGCCTTCAACCGACGGTGAATCAATTTTCCTCCCCGGTGAAATTGGCTTTTTTCCTGAACAGAATGAAAATTTTCTCCTTTACAAATTGATGGCCAGTTTTCAGTGGGCCTGTCTCCAGGCGGGTACCTTTTCCGCCCCCGGACATTTGCCTCAACGGAAAAAGGGAGCCCATCCCCTGGACTGTTTTTTTTCGGAATTTCTTCAGCCTGCCAACGCCCGCTGTCTCTTTCATTATTTTGAAACAGCACGAATTCTTGGCTATCTGAAGCTTGAATTGCCAGGGTTGATGCGCCAGGCGAGACCGCTGTTCGACCGGATTGTGGTGGGCGAAAATGAGTCTACCCTCCTGAGCCGGTTGCAACAGGGGTTGTTGCACGACAGCTGGTCGGAGCCAGGCATGCACAGAGTGGATGACGAAGCGCGCCTTCTGCTCGCGTCGCTGAGCCTTAAGGATCTCCATGGCAACGCATCCAGCCTGGAGGCGGTGCGGGAGTTGATGCCGCTCATTGATCCGGAAGAGCATCTGGAATCGACCTCCCCCTTGGTTTTTCAGGGCAAGCTGCGTCTTCAAGAGATGCGCAACCTTGGCTTGCGTGCCAAGATGGATAAGGAATTGCGCATGATGCAATCGGTGCATCTGCCGCCGGTACTTAATGAGCAGCAAGGACAGGAACGGGGGAACAGTGGCCAGCAGCAGGGCCAGGATGCGGCCATGATCATTGACATGGAAACCGCCCTTGAGCAACTGCCACCCTTCATGCACTCGCAGATGAATATCGAATCCGCCCTGCCGGATGAGAGCGGTGCGGAGTCCAGGGATCCAGGGCAGAGCAAGACCGCGGATAATTCGGTCAGCGCCACCGAGGGACAAGGTGGGCAGATCTTTGCCGCAAAGGCGCAGGGCAATGCGGCAGCCGGCAATGGGCATATGGAGCCCATTGTCTATGATGAGTGGGATTTTCGTCGCAAGGGATTTCGCAAAAACTGGTGCGTGGTGACCGAGAAGGAGATCCAGCCAGTGCAGAATTCCTTCATGGAAAAGACGTTGAAGCAGTACCGGGGACAGATACGCCGCCTGCGTCATCAGTTTGAACGGTTGCAGACCAGTGAACGTTTCGTGCGTCGTCAGCGCGAGGGCAGCGACATCGATCTTGATGCGGTGATTGAATCCATGGCGGACATGCAGGCCGGCCGGCACCCTTCGGATCGGCTGTTCATTCGCCTCGCGCGCGAGCACCGTGATATTGCAGTGTGTTTTCTGGTGGATATGTCCAACTCCACCGCGGGCTGGGTAGGACAGTCGATCAAAGAGGCCCTGGTCCTGATCTGCGAGGCCATGGAGGTGTTGAACGACCGTTACGCCATCTACGGTTTTTCCGGCATGCGCCGTCTGCGGTGCGAGGTCTTTCCGGTCAAGCGCATGGATGAGCGGTATTCACAGACCGTCCGCGACCGTCTTTCAGCTATCGGCCCCCGTGAGTACACCCGCATGGCCCCGGCAATTCGCCATATGACCTCGCTCTTTGCCCAGGTCGAGGCCAAGGTGCGGTTGTTGATCGTCCTTTCCGATGGCAAACCTGAAGATTACGACGATTACAAGGGTGATTACGCCATTGAGGATACCCGCCATGCCCTTTTGGAGGCCAAAGCCAAGGGGATTCACCCCTTTTGTATCACCATTGATCGCCAGGCACACGAGTACATGGATCATATGTACGGTGAGGTCAACTATATTTTTATCGATAAAATCAAGCAACTGCCGGCTCGAATGTCGGAGATCTATCGTAGCCTGACCAGTTGA